From the Lysinibacillus fusiformis genome, the window TTTTTGGATTAAACGTTGACATCATTTGCGCCCAAATACGGCGTGCTGCGCGCATTTTAGCAACTTCCATGTAATAGTTCATACCAATTGCCCAGAAGAATGATAAACGAGGTGCAAATGCATCGATATCAATACCTGCTTTTAATCCTGTTCGTACATATTCCAAACCATCTGCTAACGTATAGGCAAGCTCAATGTCATTTGTTGCGCCTGCTTCTTGAATATGGTAACCAGAAATCGAAATAGAGTTAAATTTTGGCATATATTTCGCTGTATATTCAAAAATATCTGCAATGATTTTCATTGACATAGCTGGTGGGTAAATATATGTATTACGCACCATATATTCTTTTAAAATATCATTTTGAATGGTACCTGCTAATTTATCTGGCGTTACCCCTTGTTCTTCTGCTGCCACAATATAGAATGCAAGAACTGGTAATACTGCACCGTTCATCGTCATCGAAACTGACATTTGGTCTAACGGGATTTGATCGAAAAGGATTTTCATATCCTCAACAGAGTCAATGGCAACCCCTGCTTTCCCTACATCCCCAGTTACACGTGGATGATCAGAGTCATAGCCTCGGTGTGTTGCTAAGTCAAACGCTACAGAAAGACCTTTTTGCCCCATTGCCAAATTTCGTTTGTAAAAGGCATTGGACTCTTCAGCAGTTGAGAAACCTGCATATTGGCGAACCGTCCATGGACGTGCTACATACATAGTAGGGTATGGCCCACGTGTATTGGGCGCAATTCCTGCCACATCGTTTAAGTGTTTAGCCTCTTTGATATCTTCTTTTGTGTAAATATCTTTAATTTCAATCCCTTCATTTGTCATGAACTTGTCGTCAGACGCTTGAGGTGTTTCAGCTGTTAAAACTTTTTCTATTTCTACTACATTAAAATTTGGCTTGCTCATCGTTGGACCTCCTTCATGCTCGCAAACACGGACTGTAATTTTTCGATGATGTTTTGTCCTGCGAAAATAAAGCCGTTTAAGCCATTTGCTAACCACGCTTCTTCTTCGTCTTTAAATTTACCCGCTACATCTACAAGCACATTCGCTGGTTTTTCAGCTAAAATGGCTGATACAAATGCTTTTGTATCATCATCATTGCCTGCAATCACTACATACTTAGCCTCTGTCGCCTTCAGCCAAGCTACTGCTTCTTCTACAGTTGTCACTGGCTCACTTTTTTCTGGTACAAGACCCACTGTGTTTAAGAAGCCAGCTACAAAATCTGCGCGTGGTTTAGAGCTTTTTAATGATCCTAATGCTAAAATACCTGTTTTTACATCTGCTGCTGTCATGTCTGCACGTAAGTCCTCAAATGGAGCAGCGATACGCTTAATATCAGCAAATAATGGATTTGTATCCTGTTCAAGAATATCAGCTGGATTAGCATAAATATTCGTTCCAATTAATGATTGCTTCCGTGTTTGTGCAGCTTTGATACGCTTTTGATAGGATGCTTCCACTTCTTCTGCAAGCTTGCCAGAAGCCATGTATTCATCAATACCGCCAGCTGTCTCAATGTCTAAAAATAATGCCCAAGCTTCTTTCACAAAATCTGCTGTTAACGACTCGATAAAGTAAGAGCCCCCTGCTGGATCTGTTACTTTCAAGACATTTGTTTCTTCTTTTAATATTAATGACACATTACGAGCAATACGAATCGATTGATCCGTAGGCTTCGTTAACACATCATGTGGATGAACCGTAAAGAGATCGGCACCACCGATTAAACCAGAAAGCGCTTCATTTGAAGAACGTAATAAGTTCACATACACATCTAATTTAGAAAAGCTTCTTAATGATGTTTCAGCAACCGTCGGGATTTTCACATCATCTGTGACGCCATAAGCGGATGAGAACGCTTTCCAAAGTACTTTAAAAGCACGCAATTTCGCAATCTCCGTAAAGAATTGTGTATCAATAGCAAAGGATACAAAAAACTTCTTCGAAAATGCTGCAAAGCTTTCTTCCTGTTGTGCAAATTTGGCTGCTAATGCAAGTGCATAGGCTAATTCTTGTACAGCGTTGGCCCCTTCATTATGATAAATCGTTGTGTCTGCACTGACTGAGCGCACGTTCGGAAATGCAGTCAAAGTGATAGGGTCTTTCGAAATAATGTAACCTTTAATGGCTTCTTGTTGATCTACTGCAATGTTGTCGAATACTGCTAATAATGGGTCTTTTGAATTCTCGATAGTAATTTTAAACGAATATTCTGAGAAATATGATGCTAATTTGACCAATACTTCTTCTGTCCAAGCAAAGCTCACTCGGCTATCAATCGTAATAACTTCATTGCCTCGAGCTAAACTATCTTCAAGCTGTGCAAAAAAAGCTTCGCTTGAATCAGCGTGAATTTGCTGTGCCACCTGAAACACTGGACCATTTTGTAGGGAACGGATTGTGGCAACTTGTAAATCAAGCTCTTCTCCAAGCTTAGCTACTAAACTTTCTTGCGTGTAAAGTGGCTGTAGTGTAACACCTTCATTTGTTTTTGTGAATAGTGACTCAAATGGTTTCCCTTTTAAAGCTTTGATTGCTGCATCTTGCCAGTCTGAATAGGCTGGTATTTCAAATTCAATATTTTTCATGTTGTTTGACATGCGGACGCTTAATCAGCTTCCCCCCTTAGTAGTTTCTATTTGTTATTCTACATGACAAATTGCGACTCGAAAAGCATAAAAAAAATCGGAAACCCTTATACAGCAGGTTTCCGACGAGTCATCAGTAGACTGACGTTGAAGATTTATTTGTATTTTCGAGTATTTCTTTCACTCTATTTAGGAATTTACCACAGACAAGTCCATCAAGCACACGATGATCTAAAGATAAACATAAATTCACAATATCACGTGCAGCAAACATTCCACCTGGTAAAACGACCGGTTTTTTTACAATACTTTCCACTTGAAGGATCGCTGCTTGTGGGTAATTAATGATGCCCATTGATTGAACAGAGCCAAATGCACCTGTATTATTCACTGTAAATGTACCACCAGTGATGTCATCCATCGCCAATTTCCCTGTACGTACTTTAATAGCCAGTTCATGGATTTCTTTAGCAATTCCTTTAATGGATTTTTCATCTGCGTGTTTTATAACAGGTACAAATAAGGCATCATCCGTTGCTACTGCAATCGAAATATTGATGTCATGTTTTTGAATAATTTTATCTTCCGCCCACATAGAATTCAGCATCGGGAATTCCTTTAAAGCTTGAGCAACCGCTTTTACAAAGAAGGCGAAATATGTAAGATTAAAGCCTTCTTTTTGCTTAAATTCATTCTTTAAGCTATCACGATAAGTGACTAAATCTGTTACATCCACTTCCATCATCATCCAAGCATGCGGCGCTTCATGGACACTTTTCACCATATTATTCGCAATGGCACGACGGATCTTCGTCACCGGAATTTCGATATCTCCTGGATGAACAGGTTGTACAGGTGCAGCTGCTTTTTCCACTTGTTGCTGAGGCGCTGATGTAGGCGCTGATGCTGTTTGAACAGCTGTTGGTGCTGGTGCCACATCGTTTGCCGTTGGGATATTACCCGTTTCAATTAGCTTTAACAGGTCTTTTCTTGTAATACGACCACCCTCGCCAGTTCCTGTTACAAGGTCTAATGCAATATCGTGCTCCTGTGCAAGTCGAAGAACAGCTGGTGAGTAACGCACTTTACTCGTACGTGCCTCTTTTGGTGCAGCTACTGGAGGTGCCACCTGCTGTGGTGCCTCCTGTTTCTTTTGAACACCTGCATTTAAAATAGCCGTACTTACTGCCGATTTTTTTTCAGGTGGCGGTGCTGGTAATTCGCCTTCTCCTGCTATTTCAATCGAGCATACGACTGCCCCAACTGGTAATGTCTGACCTTCTTGTGCAAGAAGCTCCGTAATAACCCCTTCAAATGATGAGGGGATTTCAGCATTTACTTTATCTGTAACAACTTCTGCTAATGGATCATATTTTTTTACTGTATCTCCAGGCTTTACAAGCCATTTTTCAATTGTACCTTCTGTTACACTTTCGCCGAGCTGTGGCATTGTAATATTTTGAACCGACATCCTTTATTCCTCCCATCAATTAAGCCTAGGCGTCATTGTACCTGATGCAGCGCTAAAAACATTAAACGTAGATAGGCAATTAGACAGATTTTGACTTTCTTGTGTTCAAAGTCAAAATCTGTTGTTCCGTCTGAGGCTTTCTCTTTTTTCATTCAGCCTTGTTGTGATCTATTAGAACGCAGCAAGTTCTCGCATAGCACGTTCCACTTTATCAGGATTAATCATGAAATATTTCTCCATCGTTGGTGCATATGGCATGGCTGGCACATCAGGTCCTGCTAGACGTTGAATTGGTGCATCAAGCTCAAATAAACAATGCTCTGCAATAATTGCTGCAACCTCACTCATGATACTACCTTCTTTATTATCCTCTGTGACAAGCAATACTTTACCTGTCTTACTTGCAGCCTCAATGATTGCTTCTTTATCGAGAGGATAAACTGTACGCAAGTCAAGGATATGAGCAGAAATACCATCTGCAGCTAGGCGCTCTGCCGCTTGTAGTGCAAAGTGGACAGCTAAACCATAGGTAATGACTGTCACGTCATCTCCTTCACGTTTCACATCTGCTTTACCAATCGGCAACGTGTAATCATCTAATGGTACTTCCCCTTTAATTAAACGATAGGCACGTTTATGTTCGAAAAATAATACTGGATCTTCATCACGAATAGCAGCTTTCAGCAAACCTTTTGCATCATACGGTGTTGATGGAATGACAATTTTCAAACCAGGCGTACCAGCAAAAAGTGCTTCAACAGATTGTGAATGGTATAGTGCCCCGTGAATACCTCCGCCAAAAGGTGCACGGATAACCATTGGACAAGTCCAGTCATTATTAGAACGGTAACGAATTTTAGCTGCCTCTGAGACGATTTGGTTGACAGCTGGCATAATAAAATCAGCAAATTGCATTTCAGCAATCGGACGCATACCGTACATCGCAGCACCGATACCTACACCAGCGATCGCACTTTCTGCAAGAGGTGTATCAAGGACGCGGTATTCACCGAATTGATCGTATAGTCCAGTAGTAGCTTTAAATACACCGCCCTTACGACCAACGTCCTCTCCTAAAATGAAAACTCGTTCGTCACGTTCCATTTCTTCTTTCATTGCTAATGTAATCGCATCAATATAAGACATTACTGCCATTACATGTCACCTCCGTCCACTGGTGCATAAACATATTTAAGTGCATGCTCTGGTTGTGCATATGGAGCCGCTTCTGCATAATCAGTTGCTTCATTTACTTCTGCCATGATACGCTCTTCGATTTCAGTACGTATTGCGTCTGTCATCACACCAGCATCCATTAAATACTTTTCAAATAAGACAATTGGATCCTTTGCTTTGCCTTCTGCAATGTCTTCAGCCGTACGGTATTGACGGTCATCATCATCCGATGAATGGGCTGTTAAACGATATGTTACTGTTTCGATTAAGCTTGGACCTTCCCCATTACGTGCACGGTCTGCGGCCTCTTTCACCACTTTATACACTTGTAACGGATTTTTCCCATCAACTGTCACACCTGGCATTCCGTAGCCAATCCCACGATCAGATACTTTTGCACACCCTAGTTGACGTTCCACTGGTACAGAAATAGCATATTGATTGTTTTCTACCATAATAATGACTGGTAGCTTATGAACACCTGCAAAGTTTGCTCCTTCATGGAAGTCCCCTTGGTTGGATGAACCTTCACCAAGTGTAACGAATGAAACAAAATCTTCTTTTTGTAGTCGTCCAGCAAGTGCAACACCAACTGCGTGTGGAACTTGCGTTGTAACAGGAGATGATCCTGTTATAATACGGTTTTTCTTTTGCCCAAAGTGACCAGGCATTTGACGACCACCAGAGTTTGGATCTTCTGCTTTGGCAAACGCAGATAACATCAATTCTCTCGGTGTCATACCAAAATGTAAAACAACACCCATATCACGATAATATGGTGCAATATAATCCTTATTTTTATCAAGTGCAAAGGCTGCTCCAACTTGTGCTGCCTCCTGGCCTTGACAAGAAATTACAAACGGAATTTTACCAGAACGGTTTAGTAACCACATACGCTCATCTAATCTTCTGGCCATTAACATTGTTTCGAACATAGCAAGTACATCTTCATTTGACAAACCTAAATCTTCATGTTTGATTTGAACATCTTGCATACGAACACCCCTTTCGTATTATAGAGAAATAACTATCTTATCCTATATCCCCACATTTGGATATGTTAGTTATGAAATTCAGAAAATTAAAAATGGATAGCACGATCATCCACTGCAAGAGCAGATTCCACTAACACCTCATTTAAGGATGGATGTGGATGAATAGCCTGACTTATTTCCCATGGTGTTGCATCTAACACTTTCGCTAAGGATGCTTCTCCAATTAAATCTGTCACATGTGGCCCTACCATATGAATACCCAAAATATCATCGGTTTCTTCATCAGCAATAATTTTGACAAAGCCTTCTGTCTCTCCATTGACTAATGCTTTACCAATGGCTTTAAACGGGAATTTACCAATCTTTAATGAAAATCCTCGTTCTTTAGCAGCACTCTCTGTTAAGCCAATGCTGGCAACCTCTGGATAGGAATAAACACATTTTGGTACTTTCAAATCATCCAATTTCTCTGTTTTCCCTGTTGCTATATGCTCAATAGCTGAAAGCCCTTCATGAGAAGCAACATGTGCTAATTGTAAGCCACCAATCACATCTCCTATGGCATACATATGAGACTCTTTCGTTTGATAGGAATCAATCACTTTAATAAAGCCGTTTTCCACTTCAATCTCTGTATTTTCTAAACCAATACCCTGCGTATTCGCCTCACGCCCTACACAAAGTAATAATTTATCAGCCTCAAAGATTTCTTCTTTATCATTCACTTTCGCTGAAATGAAAACGTTATCATTTTCAATTTTGAATGTATTTGTATCTAAGCGAGCATTCGTAACAATACGAACTCCTCGTTTTTCAAGTTGTTTCGTCACTTCTTTAACAATGTCCGCATCTTCCGCTGGTAAAATGGATGTTCCATATTCTACAACTGTTACATATACACCAAAATCGCATAGCATAGATGCCCATTCAATTCCGATAACACCGCCACCAACGATTAGCAATGACTTTGGTAAATTTTCTAACGCTAAAGCATGATCGGAATTTAGCACATATTGCCCATCTACCGTTAACCCTGCCATACCACGAGGCTTTGAGCCTGTTGCAATGACAACATTTGTAGGAACAAGCATTTCATTTTCATCGCCATTTGACATTTCTACAGATATCGTACCCGGCATAGGTGAGAAAATAGATGGACCCAAAATTCGCCCTGTACCATGATAAACATCTATTTTGCCTTTTTTCATCAGTGTATTCACACCCTGACTTAATTGCTCAACGATTGCTTGTTTTCTCGCTTGAACTTTGTCAAATTGTAATGTCACACCTTCAATATCGACACCATATTCGCTAGCTGTTTTATTCGCCATACGATATACTTCTGCACTTCGAAGTAAGGCTTTACTTGGAATACAGCCTTTATGCAAGCAAGTACCACCTAAACGTTCACGCTCTACAATGGCTGTTTTCAAGCCTAGCTGAGCAGCTCGGATGGCTGCAACATACCCACCTGTACCTCCACCTAAAATGACAACATCATAATTTTGAGCCATGTTTATTCCCCCTATTGAGAAAAGTGCTAAAGATTCTATTAAACAATTACCAAGCCATTTTTTAGCAGTCAGTCCTTGTCCTAGAGGATCTTTAGCTTTACTTCATTAATGCCCTATTTCTTGTTGAAAATAGAAGAAGTCGACAATGCGACTTCTCATCATGTATCAACCGTGTAAATTAGCGACCATGTAAAATATTTTTTTCATTTTTTAAGAATTGGCTGCGAGATTTCGCTACGCGAGCGATACGTTCCTCAGCTAAGCGGTTCGCTGCCACATATGTTGGAATGCCATCTCGTTTTGAAATAGCAAAGATTTTTTCAATACTATCGTAAATGCCATCAACGCGTTTCATTGCACGTTCTCGATTATAGCCATATAATTCATCTGCAACGTTAATCACGCCACCAGCATTGATTACATAATCTGGTGCATAGACGATACCTAATTCATGTAGGTAGTCACCATGACGTGAATCTTTTAATTGGTTATTAGCAGATCCAGCAATCACTTTCGCTTTTAATTGCGGAATTGTTTCATCATTTAAAATTGCACCTAGTGCACAAGGTGAGAAAATATCAACTTCTTGCGCATAGATTTCATCTGGTGCCACTGCAATTGCATCGAAGTCATTCACAACTCGATCAATGGCAGCCTGATTGATATCTGTTACAACAAGTTTTGCTCCTTCATTATGTAAATACTCGCAAAGCTTGTAGGCTACATTTCCAAGACCCTGTACAGAAATTTTTAATCCTTCTAGTGAGTCAGAACCGAATGCTTCTTTTGCAGCTGCTTTCATACCACGGTAAACACCATAAGCTGTTACTGGAGATGGATTACCTGAAGAACCGAATGCAGGAGAAATTCCTGTTACATAATCTGTTTCCTCATGGATTAAATCCATATCCGATACCGTTGTACCTACGTCTTCAGCTGTGATATAGCGGCCATTCAATCCATGGATGAAACGACCTAACGCACGGAACATCTCTTCATTTTTATCTTTAAATGGGTCACCAATAATGACCGTTTTTCCACCGCCAAGGTTTAAACCAGCTGCAGCATTTTTGTAAGTCATTCCTCGTGCTAAACGTAATGCATCTTCAATTGCATTTTCTTCTGACGCATATGTCCACATACGTGCTCCACCTAGTGCTGGTCCAAGTGTTGTATCATGGATAGCGATAACCGCTTTTAACCCTGATGCTTCATCTTGGCAAAATACCAATTGTTCGTAATCATACTTTTCCATATACTTGAAGATTTCCATGAAACTCGCCCCTTTGCTTTGGAAAGTGCATCCCCAAATGCCCATCCAATCAAGTTTTATCTAACAATCACTTCTACATAGCGTCCTCACTCAGCAAATCCTGAGCTCCTCTTATTCAGTAGGTGTTTAGACCCTAAAACTTGAAGAAGAAATTGTTTAGTAATGGATAATATTGCTCCACTTATTTTTACAATACTGACAAATTCACAATTTCGCAACTATTATTACATATTCTTATTTAAGTAAGAATTTTCTAAACATTCTGTTACAATCGCTACTTTCTGTCCTGCCTCGTTTTTAGGCAAAAATATTATATTGATTTATACCGTTCCTTGACATTCCACCATCCACAGGTA encodes:
- a CDS encoding methylmalonyl-CoA mutase family protein, whose product is MSNNMKNIEFEIPAYSDWQDAAIKALKGKPFESLFTKTNEGVTLQPLYTQESLVAKLGEELDLQVATIRSLQNGPVFQVAQQIHADSSEAFFAQLEDSLARGNEVITIDSRVSFAWTEEVLVKLASYFSEYSFKITIENSKDPLLAVFDNIAVDQQEAIKGYIISKDPITLTAFPNVRSVSADTTIYHNEGANAVQELAYALALAAKFAQQEESFAAFSKKFFVSFAIDTQFFTEIAKLRAFKVLWKAFSSAYGVTDDVKIPTVAETSLRSFSKLDVYVNLLRSSNEALSGLIGGADLFTVHPHDVLTKPTDQSIRIARNVSLILKEETNVLKVTDPAGGSYFIESLTADFVKEAWALFLDIETAGGIDEYMASGKLAEEVEASYQKRIKAAQTRKQSLIGTNIYANPADILEQDTNPLFADIKRIAAPFEDLRADMTAADVKTGILALGSLKSSKPRADFVAGFLNTVGLVPEKSEPVTTVEEAVAWLKATEAKYVVIAGNDDDTKAFVSAILAEKPANVLVDVAGKFKDEEEAWLANGLNGFIFAGQNIIEKLQSVFASMKEVQR
- a CDS encoding dihydrolipoamide acetyltransferase family protein, which produces MSVQNITMPQLGESVTEGTIEKWLVKPGDTVKKYDPLAEVVTDKVNAEIPSSFEGVITELLAQEGQTLPVGAVVCSIEIAGEGELPAPPPEKKSAVSTAILNAGVQKKQEAPQQVAPPVAAPKEARTSKVRYSPAVLRLAQEHDIALDLVTGTGEGGRITRKDLLKLIETGNIPTANDVAPAPTAVQTASAPTSAPQQQVEKAAAPVQPVHPGDIEIPVTKIRRAIANNMVKSVHEAPHAWMMMEVDVTDLVTYRDSLKNEFKQKEGFNLTYFAFFVKAVAQALKEFPMLNSMWAEDKIIQKHDINISIAVATDDALFVPVIKHADEKSIKGIAKEIHELAIKVRTGKLAMDDITGGTFTVNNTGAFGSVQSMGIINYPQAAILQVESIVKKPVVLPGGMFAARDIVNLCLSLDHRVLDGLVCGKFLNRVKEILENTNKSSTSVY
- a CDS encoding alpha-ketoacid dehydrogenase subunit beta, with product MAVMSYIDAITLAMKEEMERDERVFILGEDVGRKGGVFKATTGLYDQFGEYRVLDTPLAESAIAGVGIGAAMYGMRPIAEMQFADFIMPAVNQIVSEAAKIRYRSNNDWTCPMVIRAPFGGGIHGALYHSQSVEALFAGTPGLKIVIPSTPYDAKGLLKAAIRDEDPVLFFEHKRAYRLIKGEVPLDDYTLPIGKADVKREGDDVTVITYGLAVHFALQAAERLAADGISAHILDLRTVYPLDKEAIIEAASKTGKVLLVTEDNKEGSIMSEVAAIIAEHCLFELDAPIQRLAGPDVPAMPYAPTMEKYFMINPDKVERAMRELAAF
- a CDS encoding thiamine pyrophosphate-dependent dehydrogenase E1 component subunit alpha; translated protein: MQDVQIKHEDLGLSNEDVLAMFETMLMARRLDERMWLLNRSGKIPFVISCQGQEAAQVGAAFALDKNKDYIAPYYRDMGVVLHFGMTPRELMLSAFAKAEDPNSGGRQMPGHFGQKKNRIITGSSPVTTQVPHAVGVALAGRLQKEDFVSFVTLGEGSSNQGDFHEGANFAGVHKLPVIIMVENNQYAISVPVERQLGCAKVSDRGIGYGMPGVTVDGKNPLQVYKVVKEAADRARNGEGPSLIETVTYRLTAHSSDDDDRQYRTAEDIAEGKAKDPIVLFEKYLMDAGVMTDAIRTEIEERIMAEVNEATDYAEAAPYAQPEHALKYVYAPVDGGDM
- the lpdA gene encoding dihydrolipoyl dehydrogenase, translated to MAQNYDVVILGGGTGGYVAAIRAAQLGLKTAIVERERLGGTCLHKGCIPSKALLRSAEVYRMANKTASEYGVDIEGVTLQFDKVQARKQAIVEQLSQGVNTLMKKGKIDVYHGTGRILGPSIFSPMPGTISVEMSNGDENEMLVPTNVVIATGSKPRGMAGLTVDGQYVLNSDHALALENLPKSLLIVGGGVIGIEWASMLCDFGVYVTVVEYGTSILPAEDADIVKEVTKQLEKRGVRIVTNARLDTNTFKIENDNVFISAKVNDKEEIFEADKLLLCVGREANTQGIGLENTEIEVENGFIKVIDSYQTKESHMYAIGDVIGGLQLAHVASHEGLSAIEHIATGKTEKLDDLKVPKCVYSYPEVASIGLTESAAKERGFSLKIGKFPFKAIGKALVNGETEGFVKIIADEETDDILGIHMVGPHVTDLIGEASLAKVLDATPWEISQAIHPHPSLNEVLVESALAVDDRAIHF
- a CDS encoding Leu/Phe/Val dehydrogenase, which encodes MEIFKYMEKYDYEQLVFCQDEASGLKAVIAIHDTTLGPALGGARMWTYASEENAIEDALRLARGMTYKNAAAGLNLGGGKTVIIGDPFKDKNEEMFRALGRFIHGLNGRYITAEDVGTTVSDMDLIHEETDYVTGISPAFGSSGNPSPVTAYGVYRGMKAAAKEAFGSDSLEGLKISVQGLGNVAYKLCEYLHNEGAKLVVTDINQAAIDRVVNDFDAIAVAPDEIYAQEVDIFSPCALGAILNDETIPQLKAKVIAGSANNQLKDSRHGDYLHELGIVYAPDYVINAGGVINVADELYGYNRERAMKRVDGIYDSIEKIFAISKRDGIPTYVAANRLAEERIARVAKSRSQFLKNEKNILHGR